In Deltaproteobacteria bacterium GWC2_55_46, a single window of DNA contains:
- a CDS encoding V-type ATP synthase subunit A produces the protein MKETRGTIHGVAGPTVVVKGMTGAVMNTVCLVGRLGLLGEIIRIKEELVTLQVYEDTSGISVGEEVISYGIPLSVTLGPGLLTGIFDGIQRPLDKIMEAAGGFITRGVKVEALDIDRKWDFTPLKKEGDHVAEGDVLGTVQETERITHSIMVPPGVSGVIKEIKKDKVSGAEYICLLENGKFIELFQEWPVRRPRPFKAKLPPREPFITGQRVFDTLLPVADGGTAIVPGGFGTGKTVVEQTIAKFSRTDIVIYVGCGERGNEMSEILTDFPKLKDPTSGLSLSLRTVIVVNTSNMPVAAREASIFTGITIAEYFRDMGYSVAMLADSISRWAEALREISSRLEEMPGEEGFPPYLATQLGMFYERSGKVRCLGSDERTGSVTVISAVSPPGGDFSEPVTQASLRFAGALWALDPDLAYRRHFPAVNWLASFSLYQAELNDWFAREVADDMVRLRGRLYMLLQRQTELKDIIQIIGVEALQESDRLTLEAANIATESFLKQSAFSDIDAFNTYEKQYWMLKAIFTYFESAEAALKRGVYIETILENPVKGRIARMKDEPNEGFSKKALAIIGEIENEFSMLEEK, from the coding sequence ATGAAAGAGACAAGGGGAACGATACACGGGGTGGCAGGCCCTACGGTCGTCGTAAAGGGCATGACAGGCGCGGTCATGAACACGGTCTGCCTTGTGGGCAGGCTCGGCCTCCTGGGCGAGATAATCCGCATAAAGGAAGAGCTTGTCACGCTGCAGGTCTATGAGGACACCAGTGGCATCTCTGTCGGCGAGGAGGTCATAAGCTACGGGATACCCTTGAGCGTAACACTTGGGCCGGGGCTGCTTACCGGCATATTCGACGGCATACAGAGGCCGCTTGACAAGATAATGGAGGCTGCCGGTGGCTTCATCACGAGAGGCGTAAAGGTCGAGGCGCTCGATATTGACAGAAAGTGGGATTTCACGCCTTTAAAGAAAGAAGGCGACCATGTGGCTGAAGGCGACGTCCTCGGCACCGTGCAGGAGACGGAGCGCATAACGCACAGCATAATGGTCCCGCCCGGTGTGAGCGGTGTAATAAAGGAGATAAAAAAGGATAAGGTATCGGGGGCGGAATATATATGCCTCCTTGAGAACGGGAAGTTCATAGAGCTTTTCCAGGAATGGCCTGTGAGGAGACCGAGGCCCTTCAAGGCCAAGCTCCCTCCACGCGAGCCTTTCATCACCGGGCAGCGGGTCTTCGACACCCTCTTGCCGGTGGCGGACGGCGGCACGGCTATCGTCCCCGGAGGCTTCGGCACCGGAAAGACAGTTGTTGAGCAGACGATAGCCAAGTTCTCGCGGACGGATATCGTCATCTACGTGGGCTGCGGGGAGCGCGGAAATGAGATGTCCGAGATACTGACGGATTTTCCGAAGCTCAAGGACCCGACGTCAGGCCTGTCGCTAAGCCTTCGCACGGTGATAGTCGTCAACACATCCAATATGCCGGTTGCGGCGAGGGAGGCCTCGATATTTACCGGCATAACCATAGCCGAGTACTTCAGGGACATGGGCTACAGCGTTGCGATGCTCGCTGACTCCATCTCAAGGTGGGCCGAGGCTCTAAGGGAGATATCGTCGCGTCTGGAAGAGATGCCTGGAGAGGAAGGCTTTCCGCCCTATCTCGCCACCCAGCTCGGCATGTTCTACGAGCGTTCCGGGAAGGTCAGGTGCCTGGGCTCTGATGAGAGGACCGGCTCCGTGACCGTCATAAGCGCCGTTTCGCCGCCTGGCGGGGATTTCTCCGAGCCTGTGACCCAGGCGTCGCTAAGGTTCGCCGGCGCGCTATGGGCGCTCGACCCGGACCTCGCCTACAGGAGGCACTTCCCGGCGGTCAATTGGCTGGCAAGCTTCAGCCTCTATCAGGCCGAGCTCAATGACTGGTTCGCAAGGGAGGTGGCGGATGACATGGTAAGGCTGAGGGGCAGGCTCTATATGCTCCTGCAGAGGCAGACCGAGCTAAAGGACATAATACAGATAATCGGGGTCGAGGCGCTGCAGGAGTCCGACAGGCTTACCCTTGAAGCGGCAAACATAGCTACCGAGTCATTTCTCAAGCAGAGCGCCTTTAGCGACATAGACGCCTTCAACACGTATGAGAAGCAGTACTGGATGCTGAAGGCCATATTCACATACTTCGAGAGCGCGGAAGCCGCTCTCAAACGCGGGGTCTACATCGAGACCATACTCGAGAACCCGGTAAAGGGAAGGATAGCCCGGATGAAGGACGAGCCGAACGAGGGATTCTCGAAAAAGGCGCTCGCCATCATAGGTGAGATAGAAAACGAGTTCAGCATGCTGGAAGAGAAGTAA
- a CDS encoding ATPase, with amino-acid sequence MENGLIAIAAAIAIGLPALATGLAQSRIGAAGAGTVAEKPELAGIVIILIAIPETMVLLGFVMAYLIISG; translated from the coding sequence ATGGAAAATGGACTCATCGCTATCGCGGCGGCGATAGCCATCGGCTTGCCTGCCCTGGCTACCGGATTGGCGCAGAGCAGGATCGGGGCGGCCGGGGCAGGCACAGTGGCGGAAAAGCCGGAGCTTGCCGGCATCGTCATAATCCTCATCGCCATACCGGAGACCATGGTGCTGCTTGGTTTCGTCATGGCCTACCTCATCATAAGCGGGTAG
- a CDS encoding citramalate synthase — MILLYDTTLRDGTQAEDISFSVEDKVRVANALDDLGVHYIEGGWPGSNPRDIEFFKSIGRERLSCSRMVSFGSTRRAGVKAKDDANIKALLAAGTPAVTIFGKTWKLHVLKAIRVSLEENLDMIFDSVSYLNKRTGEVFYDAEHFFDAYKDDPAYALKTLKAAEEAGASFLVLCDTNGGTLPFDVAEITREVRMNTSARLGIHAHNDSETAVANTLSAVREGASMVQGTVNGFGERCGNANLCSIIPALKVKMGLECISFERLKKLRGTARFINELANLPHMKHQPYVGDSAFAHKAGIHVSAVLKNPATYEHLSPELVGNRQRVLVSDLSGRSNIVYKAQEYGVDIGSASDVVKDVLSELKVLEHQGFQYEGAEASFELLIQKALKKKQRYFKLLDFRVIDEKKNEDEAPHSEATIKLEVNGVVEHTAAEGNGPVNALDKALRKALERFYPSLSEVELLDFKVRVLAGMQGTKARVRVLVESGDKTDKWGTVGVSENVIEASWQAIVDSLEYKLFKDSKKKKRKPRS, encoded by the coding sequence ATGATACTTCTATACGACACAACGCTTCGCGACGGGACCCAGGCAGAGGACATATCATTTTCTGTCGAGGACAAGGTCCGGGTAGCAAACGCGCTCGACGACCTCGGCGTGCACTATATCGAGGGCGGCTGGCCCGGGAGCAACCCGCGCGATATCGAGTTCTTCAAATCTATCGGCAGGGAGAGGCTTTCCTGCTCCAGGATGGTAAGCTTCGGCTCAACGCGCAGGGCCGGAGTAAAGGCGAAGGACGACGCCAATATCAAAGCGCTCCTTGCCGCCGGTACGCCCGCGGTTACCATATTCGGCAAGACATGGAAGCTCCACGTACTAAAGGCCATCAGGGTCTCGCTTGAAGAGAACCTCGATATGATCTTCGACTCCGTGAGCTACCTTAACAAACGCACCGGCGAGGTCTTCTATGATGCCGAGCACTTCTTCGATGCCTATAAGGACGACCCGGCGTATGCCCTTAAGACGCTAAAGGCCGCGGAAGAAGCCGGCGCGTCTTTCCTGGTGCTCTGCGACACGAACGGCGGCACTCTGCCCTTTGATGTGGCGGAGATAACAAGGGAGGTGCGGATGAATACCTCCGCCCGGCTCGGCATCCATGCCCATAACGACTCCGAGACCGCTGTGGCGAATACCCTTTCAGCCGTAAGGGAGGGCGCGTCGATGGTGCAGGGCACCGTAAACGGATTCGGCGAGAGGTGCGGCAACGCCAACCTCTGCTCGATAATCCCGGCCTTGAAGGTCAAGATGGGCCTTGAGTGCATTAGCTTTGAGCGGCTTAAAAAGCTAAGGGGCACCGCGAGGTTCATAAACGAGCTGGCGAACCTGCCGCACATGAAGCACCAGCCTTATGTGGGGGACAGCGCCTTCGCACACAAGGCCGGCATCCACGTGAGCGCGGTCCTCAAGAACCCGGCCACCTACGAGCACTTGAGTCCGGAGCTTGTCGGGAACCGCCAGCGGGTGCTGGTCTCCGACCTCTCAGGCAGGTCCAATATCGTATACAAGGCGCAGGAGTACGGGGTCGACATCGGCAGCGCCTCGGATGTAGTGAAAGACGTACTCTCAGAGCTTAAGGTGCTCGAGCACCAGGGCTTCCAGTACGAAGGGGCTGAAGCGTCCTTCGAGCTCCTCATCCAGAAGGCACTCAAGAAGAAACAGAGGTACTTCAAGCTCCTCGATTTCCGCGTCATCGACGAGAAGAAAAACGAGGACGAGGCCCCGCATTCCGAGGCTACCATAAAGCTTGAGGTAAACGGGGTCGTCGAGCACACGGCCGCCGAAGGCAACGGCCCGGTGAACGCCCTCGACAAGGCGTTGAGAAAGGCGCTTGAACGCTTCTATCCGTCGCTAAGCGAGGTAGAGCTGCTGGACTTCAAGGTGCGGGTGCTCGCGGGCATGCAGGGCACCAAGGCCAGGGTGCGCGTGCTTGTGGAATCAGGCGACAAGACCGATAAATGGGGGACCGTCGGGGTCTCCGAGAACGTCATCGAGGCGAGCTGGCAGGCCATTGTCGACAGCCTCGAGTACAAACTCTTTAAGGACAGTAAAAAGAAAAAACGAAAGCCTCGCTCTTAA
- a CDS encoding aspartate kinase (catalyzes the formation of 4-phospho-L-aspartate from L-aspartate and ATP, in Bacillus, lysine sensitive; regulated by response to starvation.) encodes MALIVQKYGGTSVGDIERIKNVAKRVARTCDEGNQVVVVLSAMSGETNKLVGLCNEASEFPVGREYDVVISTGEQVTIGLLSIVLKEMGRKAKSFMGHQVPIVTDSRFGSARIESIDDRRMREALANGAIVVVAGFQGVDSEGNITTLGRGGSDTTAVALAAALKADLCEIYTDVDGVYTTDPNICQEARKLRRVSYDEMLEMASLGAKVLQTRSVEFAKKYEVPLMVRSSFNDTEGTIVCKEDREMEKVMVSGITYNKNEAKISVLRVPDRPGIAAKLFRPLTEAGINVDMIVQNISQDAHTDLTFTVSKEDFKRALKLVEETAGQIEAKDVVGDPNIAKVSIVGAGMRSHAGVASRMFDVMSAEGINIQMISTSEIKISVVVDVKYTELAVRVLHESFGLGNSEVVEEAGV; translated from the coding sequence ATGGCTTTGATAGTCCAGAAATACGGCGGGACATCGGTCGGCGATATCGAACGCATAAAGAACGTGGCGAAAAGGGTCGCCAGGACCTGCGACGAAGGCAACCAGGTGGTCGTGGTCCTATCGGCGATGTCTGGCGAGACCAATAAGCTCGTGGGCCTGTGCAACGAGGCGAGCGAGTTCCCCGTTGGCAGGGAGTACGACGTGGTCATCTCAACAGGCGAGCAGGTCACCATAGGGCTCCTTTCCATTGTATTGAAGGAGATGGGGCGCAAGGCAAAGAGCTTCATGGGCCACCAGGTGCCGATAGTTACCGACTCCCGGTTCGGCTCCGCGAGGATCGAATCCATTGACGACAGGCGCATGAGGGAAGCGCTGGCAAACGGCGCTATCGTGGTCGTCGCTGGCTTCCAGGGGGTGGATTCGGAGGGCAATATAACCACTCTCGGCAGGGGCGGGTCGGATACTACAGCCGTAGCCCTGGCCGCGGCGCTCAAGGCCGATCTCTGCGAGATATATACTGACGTGGACGGCGTCTATACCACCGACCCTAACATCTGCCAGGAGGCGAGGAAGCTCAGGCGCGTCTCCTACGACGAGATGCTCGAGATGGCAAGCCTCGGGGCCAAGGTCCTGCAGACAAGGTCGGTCGAGTTCGCGAAGAAATACGAGGTCCCCCTTATGGTGAGGTCTTCGTTCAACGACACCGAGGGTACCATCGTGTGCAAGGAGGACAGGGAAATGGAAAAGGTAATGGTCTCAGGCATCACCTATAACAAGAACGAGGCCAAGATATCGGTCCTGAGGGTGCCTGACAGGCCGGGTATAGCCGCGAAGCTCTTCCGCCCCCTTACGGAGGCTGGCATAAACGTCGACATGATAGTGCAGAACATAAGCCAGGACGCCCATACAGACCTGACCTTCACGGTATCGAAGGAGGACTTCAAGCGGGCCTTGAAGCTCGTGGAGGAGACCGCCGGGCAGATAGAGGCAAAGGACGTCGTAGGCGACCCGAACATAGCCAAGGTATCTATCGTCGGCGCCGGCATGCGGAGCCACGCCGGAGTCGCGTCGAGGATGTTCGATGTCATGTCCGCCGAGGGCATCAACATACAGATGATATCCACCTCCGAGATAAAGATATCGGTCGTGGTGGACGTCAAGTACACGGAATTGGCGGTGAGGGTCCTTCACGAGTCCTTCGGCCTCGGCAATAGCGAGGTCGTTGAAGAGGCAGGGGTCTAA